One stretch of Phocoena phocoena chromosome 10, mPhoPho1.1, whole genome shotgun sequence DNA includes these proteins:
- the KLHL40 gene encoding kelch-like protein 40, producing the protein MASGLEQAEEQRLYQQTLLQDGLKDMLDHGKFLDCVVRVGEREFPCHRLVLAACSPYFRARFLAEPERAGELRLEEVSPDVVAQVLHYLYTSEIALDEASVQDLFATAHRFQIPSIFTICVSFLQKRLCLANCLAVFRLGLLLDCARLAVAARDFICARFSLVARDADFLGLSADELIAIISSDGLNVEKEEAVFEAVMRWASSGDAEGQAERQRSLPTVFESVRCRLLPRAFLESRVERHPLVRAQPELLRKVQMVKDAHEGRITVLRKKKEKGKEAAGAKATDKGTAEAKAEEDEEEAERVLPGILNDTLRFGMFLQDLIFMISEEGAVAYDPAANECYCASLSTQIPKNHVSLVTKENQVFVAGGLFYNEDNKEDPMSAYFLQFDHLDSEWLGMPPLPSPRCLFGLGEALNSIYAVGGRELKDDERSLDSVMCYDRLSFKWGESDPLPYAVYGHSVLSHMDLVYVIGGKGSDRKCLNKMCVYDPKKFEWRELAPMKTARSLFGATIHDGRIFVAAGVTDTGLTSSAEVYNIVDGKWAPFEAFPQERSSLSLVSLAGTLYAIGGFATLETESGELVPTELNDIWRYNEDEKKWEGVLREIACAAGATFLPLRLNVLRLTKL; encoded by the exons ATGGCGTCGGGCTTGGAGCAGGCGGAGGAGCAGCGGCTCTACCAGCAGACGCTCCTGCAGGACGGGCTCAAGGACATGCTGGACCACGGCAAGTTCCTCGACTGCGTGGTGCGGGTGGGTGAGCGCGAGTTCCCATGCCACCGCTTGGTGCTGGCTGCCTGCAGCCCCTACTTCCGGGCGCGCTTCCTGGCCGAGCCCGAGCGCGCGGGCGAGCTGCGCCTGGAGGAGGTGTCCCCTGACGTGGTGGCCCAGGTGCTACACTACCTGTACACGTCAGAGATCGCGCTGGACGAGGCAAGCGTGCAGGACCTGTTCGCCACGGCGCACCGCTTCCAGATCCCATCCATCTTCACCATCTGCGTGTCCTTCCTCCAGAAGCGCCTGTGCCTCGCCAACTGCCTGGCGGTCTTCCGCCTAGGCCTCCTGCTTGACTGCGCGCGCCTTGCCGTGGCCGCCCGCGACTTCATCTGCGCGCGCTTCTCGCTGGTGGCCCGCGACGCCGACTTCCTCGGGCTCTCCGCTGACGAGCTCATCGCCATCATCTCCAGCGATGGGCTCAACGTGGAGAAGGAGGAGGCCGTGTTCGAGGCGGTGATGAGATGGGCGAGCAGCGGCGACGCCGAGGGGCAGGCCGAGCGCCAGCGCTCGCTGCCCACCGTCTTCGAGAGCGTGCGCTGCCGCCTGCTGCCGCGCGCCTTCCTAGAGAGCCGCGTGGAGCGCCACCCTCTCGTGCGTGCCCAGCCTGAGCTGCTGCGCAAGGTGCAGATGGTGAAGGATGCACACGAGGGCCGCATCACCGTGCTGcgcaagaagaaggagaaggggaaagaggcAGCGGGGGCCAAGGCCACTGACAAGGGCACAGCCGAAGCCAAGGCGGAGGAGGATGAAGAGGAGGCCGAGCGCGTCCTACCCGGGATCCTCAATGACACCCTGCGCTTTGGCATGTTCCTACAGGACCTCATCTTCATGATCAGTGAGGAGGGCGCCGTGGCCTATGACCCGGCAGCCAACGAGTGCTACTGTGCCTCCCTCTCCACCCAGATCCCCAAGAACCACGTCAGTCTGGTGACCAAGGAGAACCAGGTCTTCGTGGCTGGGGGCCTTTTCTACAATGAGGACAACAAAGAGGACCCCATGAGTGCTTACTTCTTGCAG TTTGACCACCTGGACTCAGAGTGGCTGGGGATGCCGCCGCTGCCCTCGCCGCGCTGCCTCTTCGGCCTGGGAGAGGCTCTTAACTCCATCTACGCGGTCGGCGGCCGAGAGCTCAAGGACGACGAGCGCAGCCTGGACTCGGTCATGTGCTACGACAGGCT GTCGTTCAAATGGGGCGAATCGGACCCGCTGCCTTATGCCGTGTACGGCCACTCTGTGCTCTCGCATATGGACCTTGTGTACGTCATTGGCGGCAAAGGTAGCGACAG GAAGTGCCTGAACAAGATGTGCGTCTATGACCCTAAGAAGTTCGAGTGGAGGGAGCTGGCCCCCATGAAGACTGCCCGCTCACTCTTCGGGGCCACCATCCATGACGGCCGCATTTTTGTGGCTGCTGGGGTCACAGACACAGGGCTGACCAGTTCAGCTGAGGTGTACAACATCGTGGACGGCAA GTGGGCGCCCTTTGAGGCCTTCCCACAAGAGCGCAGCTCGCTCAGCCTGGTCAGCCTGGCGGGCACGCTCTATGCCATCGGCGGCTTTGCCACACTGGAGACTGAGTCCGGGGAGCTGGTTCCCACAGAGCTCAACGACATCTGGAG gtACAATGAGGATGAGAAGAAGTGGGAGGGGGTCCTGCGGGAGATCGCCTGTGCCGCCGGAGCCACCTTCCTACCTCTGCGGCTCAATGTGCTGCGCCTGACCAAGCTGTGA
- the ZBTB47 gene encoding zinc finger and BTB domain-containing protein 47 gives MGRLNEQRLFQPDLCDVDLVLVPQRSVFPAHKGVLAAYSQFFHSLFTQNKQLQRVELSLEALAPGGLQQILNFIYTSKLLVNAANVHEVLSAASLLQMADIAASCQELLDARSLGPPGPGAVALAQPAASCTPAAPPYYCDIKQEADAPGLPKIYAREGPDPYSVRVEDGAGATGGTVPATIGPAQPFFKEEKEGGVEEAGRPPASLCKLEGGEELEEELGGSGTYSHREQSQIIVEVNLNNQTLHVSAGPEGKPGAATGPATMVLGGEDGLQRHSEDEEADEEEEEEEEEEEEEGGGSGGGEDEEEEEEEEEEGGSQGEEEEEEGEEHSEQEEEEEGEGHSEQGQESSEEEEEGEEGEEDGEAGGRQGPGCRGSGADAPPHSRMATRSARRRGLPEPEEAGRQGGKRPKPPAGASPAPARGPQAADGLGAKVKLEEKQHHPCQKCPRVFNNRWYLEKHMNVTHSRMQICDQCGKRFLLESELLLHRQTDCERNIQCVTCGKAFKKLWSLHEHNKIVHGYAEKKFSCEICEKKFYTMAHVRKHMVAHTKDMPFTCETCGKSFKRSMSLKVHSLQHSGEKPFRCENCNERFQYKYQLRSHMSIHIGHKQFMCQWCGKDFNMKQYFDEHMKTHTGEKPYICEICGKSFTSRPNMKRHRRTHTGEKPYPCDVCGQRFRFSNMLKAHKEKCFRVSHPLASDSAPAAPGLPPAPPQALPLLPGLPQTLPPPPPLFPTAASPGGRLSTNN, from the exons ATGGGCCGCCTGAACGAGCAGCGCCTCTTCCAGCCTGACCTGTGCGACGTGGACCTGGTGCTGGTGCCCCAGCGCAGCGTCTTCCCGGCCCACAAGGGCGTGCTGGCCGCCTACAGCCAGTTCTTCCACTCGCTCTTCACCCAGAACAAGCAGCTGCAGCGCGTGGAGCTGTCCCTGGAGGCGCTGGCGCCCGGCGGCCTGCAGCAGATCCTCAACTTCATCTACACGTCCAAGCTGCTGGTCAACGCAGCCAACGTCCACGAGGTGCTCAGCGCCGCCTCGCTGCTGCAGATGGCCGACATCGCCGCGTCCTGCCAGGAGCTGCTGGACGCCCGCTCCCTCGGCCCCCCGGGCCCTGGCGCCGTGGCCCTTGCCCAGCCGGCCGCCAGCTGCACCCCGGCCGCACCGCCCTACTACTGTGACATCAAGCAGGAGGCCGACGCCCCGGGCCTGCCCAAGATCTACGCCCGTGAGGGCCCTGACCCCTACTCGGTGCGCGTTGAGGACGGGGCTGGGGCCACAGGTGGCACGGTACCTGCCACCATCGGACCGGCTCAGCCCTTCttcaaggaggagaaggagggtggCGTTGAGGAGGCCGGCCGGCCCCCGGCGAGCTTGTGCAAGCTGGAGGGCggggaggagctggaggaggagcttgGGGGTTCTGGCACCTACAGTCACCGGGAGCAGTCCCAGATCATCGTGGAGGTGAACCTCAACAACCAGACGCTGCACGTGTCCGCAGGGCCCGAGGGGAAGCCGGGCGCCGCCACAGGCCCGGCCACCATGGTGCTGGGCGGGGAGGACGGGCTGCAGAGACATTCGGAGGATGAGGAGGccgacgaggaggaggaggaggaagaggaggaggaggaagaggagggcggTGGCAGTGGAGGGggggaggacgaggaggaggaggaggaggaggaggaggagggcggcagtcagggggaggaggaggaggaggagggggaggagcacagcgagcaggaggaggaggaggagggggaggggcacagcGAGCAGGGTCAGGAGAgctcggaggaggaggaggagggggaggagggggaggaggatggggaggcggggggcaggcaggggccgGGGTGCCGCGGCAGCGGGGCAGACGCCCCTCCCCACAGTCGCATGGCAACGCGGTCCGCCCGGCGCCGGGGCCTCCCTGAGCCCGAGGAGGCTGGGCGGCAGGGTGGGAAGCGGCCAAAGCCACCTGCAGGAGCGTCTCCTGCCCCAGCCCGAGGGCCACAGGCTGCTGACGGTCTGGGGGCCAAGGTGAAGCTGGAGGAGAAGCAGCACCATCCGTGTCAGAAGTGCCCGCGTGTTTTCAACAACCGCTGGTACCTGGAGAAGCACATGAACGTGACCCACAGCCGCATGCAGATCTGCGACCAGTGCGGCAAGCGCTTCCTGCTAGAGAGTGAGCTGCTGCTACACCGGCAGACAGACTGCGAGCGCAACATCCAG TGTGTGACGTGTGGCAAAGCTTTTAAGAAGCTCTGGTCCCTCCACGAGCACAATAAGATTGTACACGGCTACGCAGAAAAGAAGTTCTCCTGTGAGATCTGTGAGAAGAAGTTCTACACCATGGCTCACGTGCGCAAGCACATGGTCG CCCACACCAAGGACATGCCCTTCACCTGCGAGACCTGTGGGAAGTCCTTCAAACGCAGCATGTCTCTCAAGGTTCACTCACTGCAGCACTCCGGGGAGAAGCCGTTCAGATGCGAG AACTGCAACGAGCGTTTCCAGTACAAGTACCAGCTGCGGTCGCACATGAGCATACACATCGGCCACAAGCAATTCATGTGCCAGTGGTGCGGCAAGGACTTCAACATGAAGCAGTACTTCGATGAGCACATGAAGACCCACACAG GGGAGAAGCCGTACATCTGCGAGATCTGCGGCAAGAGCTTCACCAGCCGGCCCAACATGAAGCGGCACCGGCGCACGCACACCGGCGAGAAGCCCTACCCCTGTGACGTGTGCGGCCAGCGCTTCCGCTTCTCCAACATGCTCAAGGCGCACAAGGAGAAGTGCTTCCGCGTCAGCCACCCCCTGGCCAGCGACAGCGCCCCCGCAGCCCCGggcctgccccccgccccgccccaggcccTCCCCCTGCTGCCCGGGCTGCCCCAGACCCTGCCTCCCCCGCCGCCGCTCTTCCCCACCGCCGCCAGCCCCGGCGGGAGGCTGAGCACCAACAACTAA